The following are from one region of the Panulirus ornatus isolate Po-2019 chromosome 48, ASM3632096v1, whole genome shotgun sequence genome:
- the LOC139763806 gene encoding uncharacterized protein: MESRSADPLQSLRSQQNARHRSSNNNNALKKKKKRRRRRRRTPKGVMMMRSESNVSVLSPATSRDSWALHHGPTTPVLRPVGAQVPRAPENSTQFIMDDHENSALFVDFDNFSTPQWEQEPPMSGAEEDTGSATPTHLLTRDWFPFNAADFETAYQTAREDRLMAGSRSDLRTAIMALEARAAVLTDALSASPSRMISTLQAQLLQLQEENSALRQHLNRRKLKRQQNLFSSSSSSTDSDSESDSTNSSSDCSESDCDTCAARRRDAVKKEEEKENTCPVPIDQLPLLHHP, from the coding sequence ATGGAGTCGCGATCAGCTGATCCTCTGCAAAGTCTGAGGTCGCAGCAGAACGCGCGTCACCGCTCGTCGAACAACAACAATGCtctcaagaagaagaaaaagaggcgTAGGAGGCGTAGACGCACTCCAAAAGGGGTTATGATGATGCGTAGTGAGAGTAATGTCTCTGTTCTGTCCCCAGCGACATCGCGCGATTCATGGGCGCTACACCACGGCCCGACCACTCCTGTGCTGCGGCCTGTGGGTGCACAGGTGCCTCGCGCCCCTGAGAACAGTACTCAGTTTATCATGGACGACCACGAGAACTCCGCCCTCTTCGTCGATTTTGATAACTTCAGTACGCCACAGTGGGAGCAAGAGCCGCCCATGAGTGGCGCAGAGGAAGACACTGGCAGTGCCACGCCCACGCACCTTCTCACCCGCGACTGGTTCCCCTTCAACGCGGCTGACTTCGAGACGGCGTACCAAACCGCTCGCGAAGATCGGCTGATGGCTGGGAGTCGCTCCGACCTGCGTACTGCCATCATGGCTCTGGAGGCCCGCGCCGCCGTACTGACGGACGCGCTCTCCGCCTCCCCCTCTCGCATGATCTCCACCCTCCAAGCCCAGCTTCTGCAACTTCAGGAGGAGAATTCGGCGTTGCGGCAGCACCTGAACCGCCGTAAATTGAAACGGCAGCAGAATTTGTTTTCCTCGTCCTCGTCATCCACAGACAGTGACTCGGAGTCGGACTCCACCAACTCGTCTAGTGACTGTTCTGAATCAGACTGCGACACCTGCGCGGCCCGTCGCAGAGATgcggtgaagaaggaggaggaaaaggaaaataccTGCCCCGTCCCAATTGATCAGCTGCCTCTTCTTCACCACCCATAA